A section of the Chryseobacterium ginsenosidimutans genome encodes:
- a CDS encoding DUF7935 family protein, whose amino-acid sequence MTSFSGYLPYAFALIIAIPFLVLLRQFVFTHIKLKEQEIKLLAMKSNSDNKTQSYERMTLFMERMKPSNLIQRFDKNLAPHEFIFLTEKSINEEFDYNSSQQLYITKNSWKNIVDSKNAIIDTLHKTYEGINGNATLDEFKTIFIMNYMEDEDYISKTIEDLRREILIIA is encoded by the coding sequence ATGACAAGTTTTTCAGGATATTTACCTTATGCTTTTGCATTGATCATCGCAATACCTTTCTTGGTTTTGCTTAGACAATTTGTATTTACTCACATCAAACTTAAAGAACAGGAAATCAAGCTCCTTGCCATGAAATCCAATTCCGATAATAAGACACAGTCTTATGAAAGAATGACTCTTTTTATGGAAAGAATGAAACCTTCAAATCTTATCCAAAGGTTTGATAAAAATCTTGCTCCTCACGAATTTATTTTTCTTACGGAAAAGTCTATCAACGAAGAGTTTGATTATAATTCTTCGCAGCAGCTTTATATCACAAAAAATTCCTGGAAAAATATTGTCGATTCAAAAAATGCGATCATAGATACACTTCACAAAACATATGAAGGAATTAATGGAAATGCGACTCTTGATGAGTTCAAAACCATTTTTATTATGAATTATATGGAGGATGAAGACTACATTTCAAAGACAATTGAAGATTTAAGAAGAGAAATTTTAATAATAGCTTAA